TCGGGGAAAGGCAAGGGTCTTACGGTCGGTGGACCAGGGGCCCTGGGAGGCAGCCCCTGATCCGGTGATGCGCTCCGTGCTCGCGGGGGTGAGGACGGAGACGGACACCCTCACCCCGACCCTCTCCCGAGGGGAGAGGGAGGAGTGGCTCGAGTGGGGACGCCAGGTCTAGAAGCCGGGGCCCGAGGGCGTCAGCGTCGCGCTGAACACGTCCGTCATTCCCGTGGCCTCCTCCACCTCGGCCACTCCCCTGCCGCGCGCATCCGCGGTGAACTCCACTGTGTGGCTGGCGCCTTCACCGCTCACCGTCAGCCGGTAGCGGCCCCCCGGCGTCACGAACCGGCCAATCAGTTGCAAGCCAATGCGGTTGCCGCCATTCACCGTGTCGGGCGCGATGGCCACCGTGCCGGACAGCTCCTGGCCTCCCGAGCCCGTGAACACGAAGTCACGCCCGGTCGCCAGCACCGTCACTTCCCTCACGAACGTCGTGCTCTTGCCCAGCCCGTCCGTCGCCCGGGCGTACAGGTAGATGACCTGCTCGACCACCACCGTCGGCGCCAGCCAGTTCGTCTCGTACATGCCCGACTGCGCGTTGAGCGTCAGCGGCTGCCAGAGCGCCGGGTCCGGCTGCGGAGCCTCTTCGAGCTCCACACCCAGCGGCACCGCGTACAGCTGCCACTCCACCGCCGTCACACCCGAGCCCGAGTCCGTCGCGGACACCTGCACCAGCTGGTCCACTCCACCCGCCAGGTGCGCATCCACCACCGGAGAGATCAGGTCCACCACCGGCGCACCCCGGTCCACCGTCACGTTCACGGCCGTCTGCACCACCTGCCGCGCGCTGTCCGAGGCCCGGACGCCAATCACCTGCGCGCCCTCCCCCAGCGTGTTCGTGTCGAGCCGCACCTCGTAGAACCCCGTCAGGCTGTTGAAGCCCATGACGTTCCAGACGAGCCCACCCACCGTGTACTCGACCTTGGAGACACCGAAGTCATCCCCGGCCTGCGCCTGCAGGGTGATGGGGCCCTGGAGCACCGCGCCCTCGGCCACGTTCACGATGCTCACCGTGGGCGGCAGATCCACGCCCGTGGAGAACGAGAGCACCTGCGACACCCCCGCGTTGCCGGACGCGTCCACCGAGCGCACCCGGTAGAAGTACGTCCGGTTCGGCTGCAGGCCCGTGAGGCTCACCCCATGGCTCGTGGTGCGCGCCGGATCCACCCCCGTCGCCGAGCCCAGGGCGCTGCTGGTGCCGTACTCCACCTGCGAGCTCGCCGGCTCGTCCGTGGTCCAGCCGATATCGGCGGAGGTCGGCCCCGCCACCGCCGTCATCCCGCTCGCGAGCGGAGCGCGGGTGTCCGTGGGCGTCCCGGACACCTCTCCGGAGCGCGGGGACTCGTTGCCCGCCACGTCCACCGCCGCCACCACGTAGTAGTACGGGGTGCCGTTGCTCAGCCCCGGGTCCCGCAGGAAGCTCACCGACGTCCCCGCCACCTTCGTGTACGGGCCACCGGACGTGGTGCTCCGGTACACGTTGTAGCCCACCAGGTCCATCTCCGTATTGGAGCTCCAGGACAGATCCAGGTACCCGCCGTTGCTCGCGCCCACCTGCGCGGCCACCTTCACCCCGGTGGGAGCGGCCGGGGGATTGGCCACCACCGCCACCGCGTACACCAGCCGCTGATTCCCATCCCCGTCGATGGCCCGGACGTACACGCTGTGGCTGCCATCCGCCACCACCAGGGTGTTCCACGTGCCCCGGTACGTCGTCGACAGCAGGCTCCCGGAGAGCGCCGTCCAGACGCCCTCCGCGGTGTCGATCTGGTACTCCACCCGGCTCACGCCCGAGCCCAACAGCCCGTCATCCGCGCGGACCTCGAGGGCGGCCTGGCCGCTCACGGCCACGCCACTGGCGGGTTTCACGATCGTCACGGTGGGGGGGGTCGAGTCCAGCCCGAGCAAGGCCAACGCGGGGGTGCTCGCCAGGGACACCAGGAGCGCCGCTCCATATCTCCAATACATGTTCAACTCCATACCTGGATGTGGGGGAAGGACGGCCTGAGACATGACGCGGCCCTGGCGGAGACGGGCGCAAAGCCTGTCACCGGCACGCTTCAAACACAGACATCGACACAGGGCACGCCGTCACCCGGGCTCGACGTCACCGCGCCCGGGCAAGGAACGCTGTCGGTCCGCGACAAAAGCGAGATTCGTGCCGCTCCCTGAACACTTGGCTCACCCTGGAGGGCTGGGAGGAGCGCCAGATTCTTTTCTTTCGGGAAAACGAGGGGTTATCGGTTCACCTTCGAACGCGCGGCCGGCTCGGGGACTTGCTCCCCCGCCTGGACGCTCTCCAGGCCGCTCCGCGTTCCGGGAGTTCTTTCAGCGTTTCCGTGCGGTATCCGGCAAAACCTACTGATTCTTGCAGTGCCATTGCGGCGGCTGCAGTGGGGCGAAAGCGAGCTTCCAGCCACGTGGCGCACGGCCGCCCCGCATTCCTGAAAGGAATTCAGTGCCCCGGAAGCAGTGGCTGGGAGCCGCGAGAGGCTTCACCGGAGGCGGGCTCGTCGAGCACCAGGCCAACATCGGTGAAGCGCGGCGGGTACGGCATCCACCCGAACGGCGCGGGGCGCACGGAGCGCCCCGGTGGACAGCGGCCTTCAGCGCGACCGGAGCAGCACCGAGAGAAGGTTCCCACCCCAGCCCTGCCCCCCGACGCTCCGCTTCGAGGAGAGATCCTGCGTGCCGTCCACCGCGGGCCGGGACGGGTGTTCCTCGCGGGGCTCGGCGGCCCGAGGGTCCACCTTCACCGTGACGAACACGGTGCGCAGGTTGCCCGTGTAGTCCATCGCGCGGATGTAGAGCTCCTGGCCTCCGGCCGGCACGGCTCCCGCTTCCGTGCTCGCCTTGTAGGTCATGGAGTCCAGGTCCAGCGTCAACGGCTTCCAGACGCCCGAGGTGGAGCCGAGCTGGTACTCCACGCTCCGCACCCCCGAGCCCGTGGGGCCGTCGTCCGCCTGGACCGCGATCTCCAGCTGTCCGCTGATGGACGCGCCCGTGGCGGGCTGGAGCACCTTGACCTCCGGTGCCGAGGAGTAGAGGCCCAACGAGGCGGCCATGAGGTGAGCGCCCACCAGGGTGACGACGCCCACCGAAGGCATCCAGGTTTCCCAGATCGAGGGGCTGTAGATCCGCTTCTGTCGCTTGCTCAGTGCCATCGCCCACTCCTATTAGCCAGAACCGTGCCGGACCCTGGACAGTCCACCCCTTCCCGGGGGCGGCTCGCACCGGCCATCCCTTTCTTTCGGGAAAACAGCGGGTTGGCCGAGCTCTCCGGGCTTCAGCCATCTTTCGGGGAGATCAGCGCGGGGCCAGAGCCCCCGGCGGGACGGAAATTCTTTCAGTCCCTCCAGCGGGCCCCGGGGGAAAAAACTCCACGCCCCGTGTCATCGGGCTGGCACCCCCGGCGATGCGCCAGGGCTAGGCTGCGAACGTCATGGCCCCCGCCGGGAAAGGGACTGAATGAACGTCATCGTGAAGGGGGCGCTCGCCGCGGGCGCCCTGCTCATCATCGCGGCGGGCCTGAAGACGGGCCTGCGCGAGCACGGAGCCATCGCCAACTCCGCCCCGTCCGCGGGCGCCGAGGAGAAGCGGACACTGAGCATCGCCGCGGCCTCGGACCTGAAGTTCGCGCTGGACGAGCTGCTGGTGCCCTTCCGCGCGAAGCACCCCGGCGCGGACGTCCAGGTCACCTACGGCTCATCGGGCAACTTCCTCGCGCAGCTGAGCCACGGCGCGCCCTTCGACGTCTTCCTCTCCGCGGACGTGGCCTCTCCCCGCAGGCTGGCCGAGCAGGGACTGGTGGCCGGCGAGGTCTTCCCCTACGCCGTGGGCCGCCTCGCGGTGTGGGTGCCCAAGGACTCGCCCCTGCCCCTGGCGCAGCGGGGCCTGGACGCCCTGCGCGAGCCGGCCGCCCGGCGCATCGCCATCGCCAACCCCCAGCATGCCCCCTATGGCCGGGCCGCCGAGGCCGCTCTGAAGAGCCAGGGCGTCTATGAGGCCGTCAAGGACAGGCTGGTGCTCGGGGAGAACATCGCGCAGACCGCGCAGTTCGTGCAGAGCGGGGCCGCGGAGGCGGGCATCCTCGCCCTGGCGCTCGCGCTCGCCCCGGCCATGCGGGAGCAGGGCCGCTTCTGGGAGGTGCCGCTCGACGCCTACCCCCGCCTGGAGCAGGGCGGCGCCATCCTCGAGCGCGCGAAGGACGCGGCGCTGGCCCGGGAGTTCCGCGACCACCTGCTCGGCCCCGAGGGCTCGGAGGTGCTCGAGCGCTATGGCTTCTCCCTGCCCCAGCAGTGAGGCGTTGGGCCAGGGCGGGCGCGCCCCCGCTTCACTGGAGCTGGGAGCGCACCGACTCCATCACCGCGGCCCGGAGCGCGGACAGCTGGCGCGAACGGGCGTCCCCGGACTGGGCCCCGGGCACCGACGGCGCCTCCCCGGAGCCGCTGCTGCGCACCCCCGACAGGCGGAACTTGAAGTTCGCCACCCCCGAGGCGCCATCGGAGCACTTCACGGTGATGGCACCGTTGGGGTTGAAGTCGAGCGACGCATCGCCCTCCAACGACCCCACCCCACTGAAGAAGACCCACGTGAAGTTGCAGGAGTCCCGCGTGTAGGTGGGACACACCTTGGTGTCGAGCGCGAAAGAGGCTCCGTCCTCTCCGGCCTTCATCTTCGCGCTCAGGCCGCAGTCGAAATCCAGGTAGAGCCTGTCGGACTCGAAGGCATCCGCGATGATCACGAGCGGGAGGTCCTTCAGGTCCGTCTTGTCCTCCCGGCCCCCCGACGTGAGGGTGAGCACACCCGAGACCTGATAGGCGCCGGAGAAGTCCTTGCGGGCATCACACCCACAGAGGGACAGGGCCACGGCCACGGCGGACGACACGGCGAGACGGTTCATGGGAGACAACCTCCTTGGGAGCTTGCCTCCTACTAAAGAAAAAGCAGCCGTGGGTTACGGCAAGGGGCGTGGTGATGACGGCCAGACGGCTCAGGCGGCTCCGGCGCCCTGGAGCTGCTTGACGATGCCCAGCGCCTCGGTGACGTGACGCGTGGCGTTGAGCTGCGAGTTGAAGACGTGCCGGACAACGCCCTGGCGGTCGATGACGTACGTCACCCGCCCCGGCAGCAGGCCGAGGGTGCTCGGCACGCCGTACTCGCGCCGCACCTTGCCACCCTCGTCGGCCAGGAGCGTGAAGGGCAGCCGGTGCTTCGCCGCGAAGGCCTCGTGCGAGGCCGCCGACTGCGAGCTGATGCCCACCACCTCGGCGCCGGCATCCTTGAAGGACTCGTACGAGTCCCGGAACGAGCACGCCTCCTTGGTGCAGCCCGGCGTGTCATCCTTCGGGTAGAAATAGAGGACCACCGTCCCCTTCTGGAGCAGCGCCTTCAGCTGGACGGAGGTGCCATCCTGCTTGGGGAGTGAGAAATCGGGAGCCTGGTCGCCAGTCTTGATGCTCATCGCCCCTTGCTAACCAACAGTCCCTGGGGTTTCAACGGACAAGGAGCGGGAAGCCACCGGCGGGTAGGATGCCCCCATGCGGCACCTCTCGCGTCCCCTGCCCCTCTGGCTCCTCCTCCTGCTCGTCTGGGGCCCGGGGACGGCCATGGCGGAGGAGCCCTCGTCCTGTGAGGAGGACAGGCTCACCGGCCAGGAGCGCGGCCACGAGGTGGAGCACCGGGTGGAGGCCCGGCCCGAGGGAGACCTCGTGCGCTTCACCGTGCACCGCACCTTCCACAACCCCCGCCCGCGCCACACCGAGCTGGAGGCCTTCCTCGCGCTGCCCCGGGAGGGCACGGTGCATGGCCTCGCCCTCGAGTCCCAGGGGCAGTGGACGGAGGGGCTCCTGCTCGAGGCCCCCCAGGCGGAGCGCCGCTACGAGGCCCTCCGGCGCAAGGGCCCCGCCGCCCCCCGGGTGCTCGCGCTGCTGTCGTCGGAGGCGGGAGCCGCGGTGCGCCTGAGGCTCTGGAACCTGCCACCCCGGGCCTCGGTGACGGTGCGCTACGAGCTCCGCGCACGGCTCGCCTACACCCACGGGCGCAAGTCCTTCACCTACCCCCTGCCCGCGTGCCAGCACGCTCCCCGGCCCGCGCTCACCCTGACGCCCTCGGCCCCTGGCGCGGACCTCCGCCTCGAGACGCGGAACGCGGACTCCTGGCGGCCCGAGCTGGAGGCCTCCTGGGAGGCGGGGACCTCCCGGGGGCTCGACGCGCGCGCCGGCCTCGTGCCCTGGGGCGCCGGCACCCTGGGCTTCCTCCAGGTGCGGGCGGAACGCCTCTCCGAGGTGCCCGCCCGGGCCCGGGTCGTCTTCGTGGTGGATGCCTCCCACAGCGTGGGCCCCCAGGGCCTCTCCCGCCAGTGGGAGCTCGCCGGGGAGTACCTCCAGTGGCTGCCGGATGCGACGGCCGAGGTGGTGGTGTTCCGCCGCTCCGCCGAGCGCCTCTTCGGACGCCTCATCCCCGCCTCGGAGTGGAAGACGGCGCTGGCCACCCTTCCCCCCGAGCGGCTCGCCCCCGGCAATGGCTCGAACCTGGACGAGGGGCTGAAGCTCGCCCAGCGGGTGCTCGCCGAGGGCAGCGGGCCCGCGCGCGTCCTCGCCTTCACGGACGGGCTGCTCCGCCAGGCCTTCGAGCCGGTGCCCCCCGCCCCCTCCACCTCGGCCCCCGACGCCGCCGTGCACCTGCGGCGGCTGTCCCCCCGCACCGGCTACGCCACCCCACACGAGAGGCTCTCCGGGCCCCTCGTCCAGGAGGCCTGCGGCACGCAGCTCCCCTCCTACGCCCACGGCCTGGAGCCGCTCGTGCGGCCCCTGCGGTGGGAGCAGGTCCACCTCCAGGACGGCCAGGGCACCCGGCTCGGGGAGCTGCCCGCACTCGAGGAGGGCGAGGGGTTCCAGCGCTGGCTGCCGAGTCCCCAGACGCCCCTGCGCGAGCTGGTGCTGCATGGGCGGCGCTGGGGCTGTGCCGCCTCGCAACCGGTGGCGAGGGATGACTCGCTCTCCGCCGACCTCGTCCGCAACGCCTGGGCCACCCCGCGCTTCGAGCCCTGGAGCCGGAACAAGGAGGAGTTTCCCCCCGAGGAGGCGGTCGAGCTGCTCGCGGAGAAGGGAGACTGGGTCTCCGGCGCCCGCTCGTTGCTGGTGGTGCCCTCGGGCGCGGGACCCTCGACGGCCCGGACACACGCGCTGCCGGACGGGATCACGGGGGGCGTCGCCGGAGGCGTGGTCGGCGGCACCATCACCTGCCCCATGGCGGGCTCGCTCCGGCGGGCCACGCCTCCCGCGGAGCTCCAGGAGGCGCTGGAACGGCTCCTCCAGCCGGTCTTCTCCACCTGCCTGGGAGAAGGAGGCCCCTCCTCGCTCCAGGTCCGCGTGGAGGCCACGGGAGATGAGATTGTCGACGTTGCGGTGACGGGCGCGGCCTCCGAGCCCCAGGCCTCGTGCGTGCGCGAGGCCACCTGGGCCCTCCGCCTGCCCGCCCTCTGGGATGACGGGTGGCCGGGGACCTACACCCTCACCCCCCGGCGCTAGACGCGCGTCTGGCGCGAGGCGGCTAGCGACACGACGGCGGAGCGCAGATCCTCCAGCTTCGCGGAGTGATCCATGAACCAGGCGCCGGGGATGCGGGAGATCTGCTCACGCAGGCGGGGGTTGGTGAAGGGGCTATAGAGGATGACGGGCACCTGGGGATTGCTGGCGCACAGCCGCTCGAGCGCCGCGAGACCGGCGTCGCCCAGCATCCGCGCATTGCAGAGGATGAGCTCCGGCGCCTGCCGCTGCCCGGAGAAGATGTCCTCGGCGAGCAGCTGGACGGCCTCCCGCGCGTTCTCGACGACCCCGACCTCGAAGCGCTCGTGGGCGAGCATGTCGCACATGAGCTGGCGGCGCTCCTTCAGGTTCTCGATCAGCAACACCTGACCGTGAAACACCACCGGACGCTTCCGGGACTCGCCCCGGAACATGGCCCGGCCCGCCCTGGACGACTCCCCCTGCTGATTCACCACCGCACTGGCTTGCATGACGACCCTTCCCCTTATTGCGACCGGCCGCTTTCAGAGCAGGAACCGTGCCGCCACCTTTGTGCCGCGCCATAGCACGGCATGACCCGGAATGACTAAACATCCCAGACAGGTCTGACCAGTCCGTGTGGCAGGGAAGATCGCCACATGTGGCGTTCCGCCACAGCCTCTGGAATTGCCCCGACAGACGCACAGGACTCCAGCCGGAGGGGAGGCCATTCTCAGCCCCTGAGAGCGGTGGGTGGACCCGTCTCAGGGGCCGAGAGGGGCGGAGGGACGAGACCCACTGCCTCCCCGGCTGAGCAGACGGACAGGCCCGGCGTCTCGTCCACCCGCCGCAGGGCCCTGTCACAAGCGCCGCGCGCCGCCTCCTCCCAGATAGGACCTGCCACCGGGAGAGACACGGAATGCGTCATGGGGTGCGGAGGGTGGCAGTGGGGTGGGGAATGGCTTGCCTGGGGAGCGTGGGCGTCATGGCGCCCGCCCTCGCGAACCCTGGCCCGAACGGGAACGGCGCACCGCCCGCCCAGGTGGTGGACGGTGACGCCGCTTCCCGCACGGGGGCGGCGGAGCCCTTCCTCGGCGTCATCATTCCCCATGAAACCGTGAACGTGAGCACCCGCTTCGACTCGCGGCTGGAGAAGCTCGAGGTCGAGGTCGGTCAGCGCGTCCACGTGGGCCAGGTGCTCGCACGCCTCGACACACGCTCGCTGCGGCAGGACCTGGCCGCGGCCGAGGCCAGCCTCCAGGGCTCTCGCGCCGAGGAGCAGGCGGCCCGCCTGGCCCTCTCCGAGGCCCGCGCGAAGAAGGCCCGTTACTTCACCCCGCGCTCCCTGGAGCTCGGCGTCTATTCCCAGGAGGAGCTGGACAAGGTGCGTTACGAGGAGAGCACCGCCAATGCCCGCCTGCGGGCCGCCCGTGCGCAGACGCTCCAGCGGAGCGCCGAGGCCACCGAGCTGCGGCAGAACCTCGACGACGCCACGCTCGTGGCCCCCTTCGATGGCGTGGTGGCCGCGAAGCTCACCAGCCCCGGGGCACGGCTGGCGGCGGGACAACCCGTGCTCAAGCTGCTCGGCACCGGCGGTTGGAAGGTGCGCTTCGCCGTGCCCGAGGACGCCGCGCGGCGGCTCCAGCCGGGTGGCTCCGTGGAGGTGAAGGCCGTGCAGCGGGACCTCGCGCTCGACGGCACGGTGGAGAGCGTGGCGCCCGAGGTGGACTCCGCGGCCCGGCTCGTCTTCGCCACCGCCACCTTCAACCAGCCACCGCCGCCCGAGATCTCCACGGGCATGGTCGTCCACGTCCGCCCGGGGCCCGCTCAGCAGCTGGGAGGCCGGGGCACCGGCGGCTCCGCGCCGACGGGAGCCACACCGTAAATGGAAGCCACGCAACGCCCCCGCATCTTCCGCGAGGAGGCCCTGCGCCACCACGAGGGCACCCAGGAAGACGGAGACCTCCTCCGCATCTCCCCCCGGTGGACCCGGTGGACGTACTGGGTGCTCATCGCCCTGGTCGTCTGCGCCGCCCTCTATTCCGTGCTCGGCACCATTCCCGAGTACGCCTCGGGCCCGGCCATGGTGAAGGTCGAGGGCCGCAGTGATCTCACCCCCCAGCTGCCGGGAATCGTCGCCTCGGTGGAGGTGAAGCCCGGGCAGCGCGTGGAGGCCGGCCAGCCGCTGGTGAGCTTCCTCTCCCAGGACGAGACGGCCTCGCTGGAGCGGATTCAGCGGGAGTTCGAGCTGCAGCTCGTGCGCGTGCTGCAGGACCCGGCGGACGAGGCCGCGCGCCAGGCCCTCACGTCCCTGCGCGCCGAGCGCGAGCTGGCCGAGGCCCGGCAGCAGGCCCGGACGCTGAGGGCACCACACGCCGGAGTGGTGGGCACCCTGCGCGTGCGCGAGGGCCAGTACGTCAACCCGGGAGAGAACGTGGTGTCCGTGGTGGGCGACGACGTGCACGTGACGCTGGTGGCGCTGCTGCCCGGCGGCTACCGGCCGAGGCTCGAGCCGGGCAAGCCGCTGCGCGTGGAGCTCAACGGCTTCACCCACGAGTACCAGACGTTCACCATCGAGTCGGTGGGAGATCAGATCATCGGTCCCAGCGAGGTGCGGCGCTACCTGGGCGCGGACACGGGGGATGCGATCAACCTCTCGGGCCCGATGGTGCTGGTGCGGGCGCGCATCGACAGCCCCACGTTCACCATCAAGGGCAAGACGTTCAACTACTTCGACGGAATGCTGGCCCAGGCGGATGCGCGGGTGCGCAAGGAGCGGATCCTCGTCACGCTGATTCCGGGCCTGAAGGGAGCACTGGGACATGAGGACTGACGCCGTCCGGCATCCAGGGCTCACCGAGCGGTTCCCCGCGTTCCGCAACCTCCAGGTGAGGGGCCGCGAGCGCCGCATCCCGCTGGTGCGCCAGCTGTCGGAACTCGAGTGCGGCGCCGCGTGCCTCGCCATGGTGCTCGGCTACCACGGCAGGCCGATGCGCCTGGAGGAGGTCCGCCAGGCGATGGGAGCGGCACGGGATGGGGTATCGGCGCTCGACATCCTGCGCACGGCGCGCACCTTCGGGCTGCGCGGACGCGGCGTCTCCGTGGACGACGAGGCGCTGCACTACCTGCCCACCGGCACCATCCTCCACTGGCAGTTCTCGCACTTCGTCGTCTTCGAGAAGCTGGGACGCGACGGCGTGCACCTGCTGGATCCAGGGCACGGCCGGCGCAAGGTGTCCCTGGAGCGCTTCCGCCAGTGCTTCACCGGCGTGGCCCTGCTGCTGGAGCCGGGCGAGCACTTCGAGACGGGCGAGAAGCCCCGGCCGCGCTCGGCCGCGAGGTACGCGTTGCAGGTGCTCCAGCAGTCGCACGTCCTGCAGCGCATCATCGTCGTCTCGCTCATCCTGCAGCTCTTCGCGCTGGCGGTGCCGGCGCTGACGGGGCTCATCATCGACCGGGTGGTGCCTCGCGGGGACAAGGAGCTGCTGCTGGTGGTGGGCCTGGGCTTCATCTCGCTGGCCGGCTTCCAGCTGCTCACCTCGCTCATCCGGAGCCACCTGCTGCTCGAGCTGCGCACGCGCATGGACTCGAACATGACGCTGGGCTTCCTGGAGCACATGGTGGGCCTGTCCTACGCCTTCTTCCAGGTGCGCGCGGCGGGAGACCTGATGCAGCGGCTCAACAGCAACGCCACCGTGCGGGAGATCCTCTCCTCCAGCACGCTGTCCGCGCTGCTCGATGGAGCCCTGGTGATCATCTACCTGGCGCTGCTGTTCGTGATCAGTCCGACCATGGCGTTCATCGTCCTGGGGCTGGGCAGCCTGCAGATCCTCATCCTCCTGCTCTCCACGAGGCGCCAGCGCGCCTTGATGTCGGAGAACCTGGAGGTGGAGGCGAAGAACCAGAGCTACCAGATCGAGATGCTCACGGGCATCCAGACGCTGAAGGCCTTCGGCGTGGAGCACCAGGCGGTGCAGCGCTTCTCGGAGAGCTTCGTCAACGTGCTCAACGTGTCGTTGAAGCGGGGCCGGCTGTCGGCGTGGGTGGACGCGCTCACCGGGACGCTGCGGCTGGTGGCCCCGCTGGTGCTGCTCACCTGCGGCGCCCTGCTGGTGCTCAAGGGAGAGATGTCGCTGGGAACGATGATGGGGCTCAACGCGCTGGCCGGAGCCCTGCTGGTGCCACTGGGCAACCTGGTGACCACGGGCAGCCAGCTTCAGCTGCTGCGCAGCTACATCGAGCGCATCGACGACGTGCTGGACACTCCGCCCGAGCGGGACGCGTCCAAGCCGGGCCGGCAGGTGAAGCTGCGAGGGGGCATCGAGCTGGACCGGGTGTCGTTCCGCTACGCCTCCACGTCGCCGCTGGTGGTGCAGGACGTGTCGGTGA
The sequence above is drawn from the Archangium gephyra genome and encodes:
- a CDS encoding fibronectin type III domain-containing protein, which translates into the protein MYWRYGAALLVSLASTPALALLGLDSTPPTVTIVKPASGVAVSGQAALEVRADDGLLGSGVSRVEYQIDTAEGVWTALSGSLLSTTYRGTWNTLVVADGSHSVYVRAIDGDGNQRLVYAVAVVANPPAAPTGVKVAAQVGASNGGYLDLSWSSNTEMDLVGYNVYRSTTSGGPYTKVAGTSVSFLRDPGLSNGTPYYYVVAAVDVAGNESPRSGEVSGTPTDTRAPLASGMTAVAGPTSADIGWTTDEPASSQVEYGTSSALGSATGVDPARTTSHGVSLTGLQPNRTYFYRVRSVDASGNAGVSQVLSFSTGVDLPPTVSIVNVAEGAVLQGPITLQAQAGDDFGVSKVEYTVGGLVWNVMGFNSLTGFYEVRLDTNTLGEGAQVIGVRASDSARQVVQTAVNVTVDRGAPVVDLISPVVDAHLAGGVDQLVQVSATDSGSGVTAVEWQLYAVPLGVELEEAPQPDPALWQPLTLNAQSGMYETNWLAPTVVVEQVIYLYARATDGLGKSTTFVREVTVLATGRDFVFTGSGGQELSGTVAIAPDTVNGGNRIGLQLIGRFVTPGGRYRLTVSGEGASHTVEFTADARGRGVAEVEEATGMTDVFSATLTPSGPGF
- a CDS encoding Ig-like domain-containing protein, whose product is MALSKRQKRIYSPSIWETWMPSVGVVTLVGAHLMAASLGLYSSAPEVKVLQPATGASISGQLEIAVQADDGPTGSGVRSVEYQLGSTSGVWKPLTLDLDSMTYKASTEAGAVPAGGQELYIRAMDYTGNLRTVFVTVKVDPRAAEPREEHPSRPAVDGTQDLSSKRSVGGQGWGGNLLSVLLRSR
- the modA gene encoding molybdate ABC transporter substrate-binding protein, whose amino-acid sequence is MNVIVKGALAAGALLIIAAGLKTGLREHGAIANSAPSAGAEEKRTLSIAAASDLKFALDELLVPFRAKHPGADVQVTYGSSGNFLAQLSHGAPFDVFLSADVASPRRLAEQGLVAGEVFPYAVGRLAVWVPKDSPLPLAQRGLDALREPAARRIAIANPQHAPYGRAAEAALKSQGVYEAVKDRLVLGENIAQTAQFVQSGAAEAGILALALALAPAMREQGRFWEVPLDAYPRLEQGGAILERAKDAALAREFRDHLLGPEGSEVLERYGFSLPQQ
- a CDS encoding peroxiredoxin, which codes for MSIKTGDQAPDFSLPKQDGTSVQLKALLQKGTVVLYFYPKDDTPGCTKEACSFRDSYESFKDAGAEVVGISSQSAASHEAFAAKHRLPFTLLADEGGKVRREYGVPSTLGLLPGRVTYVIDRQGVVRHVFNSQLNATRHVTEALGIVKQLQGAGAA
- a CDS encoding VWA domain-containing protein; this encodes MRHLSRPLPLWLLLLLVWGPGTAMAEEPSSCEEDRLTGQERGHEVEHRVEARPEGDLVRFTVHRTFHNPRPRHTELEAFLALPREGTVHGLALESQGQWTEGLLLEAPQAERRYEALRRKGPAAPRVLALLSSEAGAAVRLRLWNLPPRASVTVRYELRARLAYTHGRKSFTYPLPACQHAPRPALTLTPSAPGADLRLETRNADSWRPELEASWEAGTSRGLDARAGLVPWGAGTLGFLQVRAERLSEVPARARVVFVVDASHSVGPQGLSRQWELAGEYLQWLPDATAEVVVFRRSAERLFGRLIPASEWKTALATLPPERLAPGNGSNLDEGLKLAQRVLAEGSGPARVLAFTDGLLRQAFEPVPPAPSTSAPDAAVHLRRLSPRTGYATPHERLSGPLVQEACGTQLPSYAHGLEPLVRPLRWEQVHLQDGQGTRLGELPALEEGEGFQRWLPSPQTPLRELVLHGRRWGCAASQPVARDDSLSADLVRNAWATPRFEPWSRNKEEFPPEEAVELLAEKGDWVSGARSLLVVPSGAGPSTARTHALPDGITGGVAGGVVGGTITCPMAGSLRRATPPAELQEALERLLQPVFSTCLGEGGPSSLQVRVEATGDEIVDVAVTGAASEPQASCVREATWALRLPALWDDGWPGTYTLTPRR
- a CDS encoding response regulator, with amino-acid sequence MQASAVVNQQGESSRAGRAMFRGESRKRPVVFHGQVLLIENLKERRQLMCDMLAHERFEVGVVENAREAVQLLAEDIFSGQRQAPELILCNARMLGDAGLAALERLCASNPQVPVILYSPFTNPRLREQISRIPGAWFMDHSAKLEDLRSAVVSLAASRQTRV
- a CDS encoding efflux RND transporter periplasmic adaptor subunit; the protein is MAPALANPGPNGNGAPPAQVVDGDAASRTGAAEPFLGVIIPHETVNVSTRFDSRLEKLEVEVGQRVHVGQVLARLDTRSLRQDLAAAEASLQGSRAEEQAARLALSEARAKKARYFTPRSLELGVYSQEELDKVRYEESTANARLRAARAQTLQRSAEATELRQNLDDATLVAPFDGVVAAKLTSPGARLAAGQPVLKLLGTGGWKVRFAVPEDAARRLQPGGSVEVKAVQRDLALDGTVESVAPEVDSAARLVFATATFNQPPPPEISTGMVVHVRPGPAQQLGGRGTGGSAPTGATP
- a CDS encoding efflux RND transporter periplasmic adaptor subunit produces the protein MEATQRPRIFREEALRHHEGTQEDGDLLRISPRWTRWTYWVLIALVVCAALYSVLGTIPEYASGPAMVKVEGRSDLTPQLPGIVASVEVKPGQRVEAGQPLVSFLSQDETASLERIQREFELQLVRVLQDPADEAARQALTSLRAERELAEARQQARTLRAPHAGVVGTLRVREGQYVNPGENVVSVVGDDVHVTLVALLPGGYRPRLEPGKPLRVELNGFTHEYQTFTIESVGDQIIGPSEVRRYLGADTGDAINLSGPMVLVRARIDSPTFTIKGKTFNYFDGMLAQADARVRKERILVTLIPGLKGALGHED
- a CDS encoding peptidase domain-containing ABC transporter, whose translation is MRTDAVRHPGLTERFPAFRNLQVRGRERRIPLVRQLSELECGAACLAMVLGYHGRPMRLEEVRQAMGAARDGVSALDILRTARTFGLRGRGVSVDDEALHYLPTGTILHWQFSHFVVFEKLGRDGVHLLDPGHGRRKVSLERFRQCFTGVALLLEPGEHFETGEKPRPRSAARYALQVLQQSHVLQRIIVVSLILQLFALAVPALTGLIIDRVVPRGDKELLLVVGLGFISLAGFQLLTSLIRSHLLLELRTRMDSNMTLGFLEHMVGLSYAFFQVRAAGDLMQRLNSNATVREILSSSTLSALLDGALVIIYLALLFVISPTMAFIVLGLGSLQILILLLSTRRQRALMSENLEVEAKNQSYQIEMLTGIQTLKAFGVEHQAVQRFSESFVNVLNVSLKRGRLSAWVDALTGTLRLVAPLVLLTCGALLVLKGEMSLGTMMGLNALAGALLVPLGNLVTTGSQLQLLRSYIERIDDVLDTPPERDASKPGRQVKLRGGIELDRVSFRYASTSPLVVQDVSVSIEPGQSVAIVGRSGAGKTTLANLLLGLYLPTSGRVLFDGEDLTELDLHSVRGQVGVVPQEPTFFSSTLRGNIAITDPTAPLEPVIEAARLAQLHGDVMHMPMGYDTPLVDRGASLSGGQRQRLALARALMQKPAVLLLDEATSSLDAITEARVQQALESLQCTRVIIAHRLSTVVDADLILVMDEGHLVEAGKHQELLLRGGIYAELVRAQMRGGGRAE